One window of Marinilabiliales bacterium genomic DNA carries:
- a CDS encoding serine/threonine protein kinase has product MAGRLKEYDKTSYLFELCENALPSDWNRIIAESGIEEEAVVKNVLRLLENREEAEMFFERLTGRIGSELEAGIIRYSEGQIIDKFRIKQLLSGSRKASVYLAERVDGQIEQEVAIKISGSPSGNSQSQNRFRTEQQMLSRLNHPNIARFFDGGITDEGYSYLVMEYIDGIPVDAYCRESKLKLGERLKLFLQVCDAVQYAHDNKIIHKDIKPGNILVTSDGVVKLVDFGISIPVDENGAHSNEAAFSGTIGYSAPEQFGGGRLSTAMDVYQMGKVLYLLITGCNHLSPASQPREYDLTPETLKRFLKGTFKRRFSNMICRDMDALLCKALAVDPRSRYLSALALRQDIESILYCLPLKAREQTSKYIFGKYIRKQKELVIPIAAMAVNLISLLSVLVWQNHVNHDSPAGSGETGPDGNITRPYYKNHIDSYKPGHLSPGVSLPWPGYLPEHTGNRSNSPEDQNHPQ; this is encoded by the coding sequence GTCGGTTAAAAGAATATGACAAAACATCGTATCTGTTTGAATTGTGCGAAAATGCCCTTCCGTCTGATTGGAACCGTATTATTGCTGAAAGCGGCATTGAAGAGGAAGCTGTGGTAAAGAATGTCCTGCGGCTTCTGGAGAACAGGGAAGAGGCTGAGATGTTTTTTGAGCGACTGACAGGCAGGATCGGATCAGAACTTGAGGCGGGCATAATCAGATACAGTGAAGGACAGATCATTGACAAATTCAGGATTAAGCAGCTGTTATCCGGAAGCAGGAAAGCTTCGGTATATCTTGCAGAGAGGGTTGACGGCCAGATCGAGCAGGAAGTTGCAATAAAGATTTCAGGATCACCTTCCGGCAATTCCCAGTCACAAAACAGATTCCGGACAGAACAGCAGATGCTGTCCCGCCTGAATCACCCAAATATTGCAAGATTCTTTGACGGAGGCATTACAGATGAGGGATACAGTTACCTGGTGATGGAATACATTGACGGTATTCCGGTTGATGCCTATTGCAGGGAATCAAAGTTAAAACTGGGTGAACGCCTGAAACTGTTCCTGCAGGTGTGCGATGCTGTTCAATATGCACATGACAATAAGATCATTCATAAAGACATAAAACCCGGGAATATTCTTGTAACCTCCGACGGGGTTGTCAAACTGGTAGACTTCGGAATTTCAATACCGGTCGATGAAAACGGCGCCCATTCCAATGAAGCTGCTTTTTCTGGTACAATAGGCTATTCAGCCCCGGAACAGTTTGGCGGGGGAAGGCTTTCTACTGCAATGGATGTTTACCAGATGGGCAAAGTATTGTATCTTTTAATTACAGGTTGTAATCACCTCTCACCAGCATCACAACCACGAGAATATGATCTGACCCCGGAAACACTGAAAAGGTTTTTAAAAGGTACATTCAAACGCCGGTTTTCCAATATGATATGCCGGGATATGGATGCCCTGTTATGCAAGGCACTTGCTGTTGATCCCCGATCCAGGTACCTGAGTGCATTGGCATTAAGGCAGGATATCGAAAGTATTCTCTACTGTCTGCCTCTAAAGGCAAGGGAACAGACCTCAAAATACATATTTGGAAAATATATCAGGAAACAAAAAGAACTGGTAATCCCCATAGCTGCCATGGCAGTCAACTTAATCTCCCTTTTATCAGTTTTGGTGTGGCAGAACCATGTTAACCATGATTCTCCTGCAGGGTCCGGTGAAACCGGCCCGGATGGCAATATAACCCGGCCATATTACAAGAATCATATTGACAGCTACAAGCCTGGCCACCTGTCACCAGGAGTATCTTTGCCCTGGCCGGGATACTTACCGGAGCATACCGGCAATCGTAGCAACTCTCCTGAAGATCAAAACCACCCGCAATAA